Proteins from a genomic interval of Rhipicephalus microplus isolate Deutch F79 chromosome 6, USDA_Rmic, whole genome shotgun sequence:
- the LOC119168674 gene encoding neprilysin-1, producing the protein MLLVMPAIATFLVLLAALIYVVSREKPRLLVDTCRNDACAAFGEELHAAINWSVNPCEDFHAFVCGGWDDPRRQTATAARMVAAALDQAIEEVKADLARQGSSPQHSSKAAQFFESCVIADTQKHQNLEEFADFRQSLGLVWPERNPSDDTHPLDIMVNLAINWEMNFFFDLGVVAMRQSTSLLVSRGRMDDVWEEKLRSVMTIEAYEKYMSDYYGVLSVNSSQIDVTPAELLDIEKTIINSKYEFFYGPSHQDWFQVSGLDEKTPSVPAGLWLTLLRKYDQLYNWTGDDTVIVEDVKILENVNYLLKALGNYKLLIGMSWMFIQTHLWAVYGSPSLRFRGTEQHVIKMKERGCMEYVGSPFGLLGWAKRLTDSYRNDKDEEHVTSLLYRINQHTKHLVNMLSWMDSKSKAMIISKLDKMSRIVLPNDSFFDQRKRQEMYGVFPHMTGSTFMTNLVHASKVYQSLRTNKRFADVYSIRMVPRYGRELYLYLPNFMAIALVSLSPPMYYSRATLAMRYGGIGSFVAREMVKTFDEIGVTVDDMGKREPWLGDEAVAAYQNKANCDVHAGVNSAAWRPIRALPVIPALEIAFEAFTAAVAVDSRALVDFKVLHLEAFTDLQIFFLAYCYSLCSKRPHTLREDCNVPAMNSPIFAEVFHCPVHSPMNPPKKCTFFDK; encoded by the coding sequence ATGCTGCTGGTCATGCCAGCGATCGCCACCTTCCTGGTCCTGCTGGCGGCTCTTATCTACGTGGTCAGCCGAGAAAAGCCCCGACTGCTCGTGGACACCTGCAGGAACGACGCCTGTGCCGCCTTTGGTGAAGAGCTCCACGCTGCCATCAACTGGTCAGTCAACCCGTGCGAAGACTTTCACGCCTTCGTGTGCGGCGGTTGGGATGATCCTCGGCGTCAAACGGCGACCGCAGCACGAATGGTAGCCGCCGCCTTGGATCAGGCGATCGAGGAAGTTAAAGCAGACCTCGCAAGGCAAGGCAGCTCGCCACAGCACAGCAGCAAGGCCGCGCAGTTTTTCGAGAGCTGCGTCATCGCTGACACGCAGAAGCATCAGAACCTGGAAGAGTTCGCAGATTTTAGGCAATCCCTTGGTCTCGTATGGCCCGAGCGCAATCCAAGCGACGACACCCACCCACTCGACATTATGGTTAACCTGGCGATTAACTGGGAAATGAACTTTTTCTTTGACCTCGGTGTCGTTGCCATGCGCCAGTCCACTTCCCTGCTTGTCTCCCGAGGTCGCATGGATGACGTTTGGGAGGAGAAGCTGCGCAGTGTGATGACGATCGAAGCGTACGAGAAATACATGAGCGATTACTACGGTGTTCTCAGCGTCAACAGTTCGCAAATTGATGTGACACCAGCCGAACTCCTCGATATAGAAAAAACCATCATCAACTCGAAGTATGAGTTCTTTTACGGCCCCTCTCATCAAGACTGGTTCCAAGTGAGTGGCTTAGATGAAAAAACACCATCGGTACCAGCGGGCTTGTGGCTCACTCTTCTAAGGAAGTACGACCAGCTGTACAACTGGACGGGCGATGACACTGTGATTGTCGAGGACGTCAAGATTCTGGAGAACGTCAACTACCTCCTGAAAGCTCTCGGCAACTACAAGCTACTCATCGGAATGTCGTGGATGTTCATCCAGACACACCTCTGGGCTGTTTATGGGTCACCTTCACTCCGATTTCGTGGCACGGAGCAACACGTGATTAAGATGAAAGAACGCGGCTGCATGGAATACGTTGGATCTCCTTTCGGGCTACTCGGCTGGGCCAAGAGACTGACGGACAGCTACCGCAACGACAAGGACGAAGAGCACGTCACCAGCTTGCTGTATCGAATAAATCAGCACACGAAGCACCTTGTTAACATGCTCAGCTGGATGGATTCTAAGAGCAAGGCGATGATAATCTCGAAGCTGGACAAGATGTCCCGCATCGTCTTGCCGAATGACAGCTTCTTCGACCAAAGAAAAAGGCAAGAAATGTACGGCGTGTTTCCCCATATGACCGGAAGCACCTTCATGACTAACCTGGTACATGCGTCCAAAGTTTACCAGAGTCTGCGCACCAACAAACGCTTCGCGGACGTGTACAGCATTCGCATGGTTCCGCGATACGGTCGCGAGCTTTATCTGTACTTACCGAACTTCATGGCGATCGCGTTAGTCAGCCTGAGCCCACCAATGTATTACAGTCGTGCAACGCTAGCAATGAGATACGGTGGCATAGGCTCCTTTGTAGCTCGAGAGATGGTCAAGACGTTTGATGAAATTGGTGTTACGGTGGATGATATGGGAAAGCGCGAACCTTGGCTTGGTGATGAGGCGGTCGCAGCGTACCAAAACAAAGCTAACTGCGATGTTCACGCAGGCGTCAACAGCGCCGCGTGGCGTCCAATTCGTGCGTTGCCTGTCATTCCCGCACTGGAGATTGCTTTCGAGGCCTTCACGGCAGCCGTGGCGGTCGACTCTCGAGCCCTGGTAGACTTCAAGGTCCTTCATCTGGAAGCGTTCACTGACTTGCAGATCTTCTTTCTGGCTTACTGCTACTCACTGTGCTCTAAGAGGCCACACACCTTGCGTGAGGACTGCAACGTTCCCGCCATGAACTCGCCCATTTTTGCTGAAGTATTCCACTGCCCCGTGCATTCACCCATGAACCCGCCCAAGAAGTGCACGTTTTTTGACAAGTAA